A window of Rhododendron vialii isolate Sample 1 chromosome 11a, ASM3025357v1 contains these coding sequences:
- the LOC131306837 gene encoding uncharacterized protein LOC131306837, giving the protein MTMKTERTEASRAVKMAVNLPLSINLPMLLLRLTELVREYLPTTAKEVQRLTGMAAALNKFISRSSDKCRAFFQLLKKREGYEWGAECERAFQDLKKYLVASPLLSTPELGESLILYFAVSEHAISAVLLRNRGPEQIPIYYVSKTLLDAEMRYLPLEKLVLALRTTVRKLPHYFQSHKIVVYTEFPLRSLLRRQISREESRRGQ; this is encoded by the exons ATGACGATGAAGACGGAGAGGACAGAGGCGTCTCGTGCGGTGAAGATGGCGGTGAATCTGCCCTTGTCGATAAATCTGCCAATGCTTCTGTTGCGACTAACTGAG cttgttcgggaatacctccctacaaccgCAAAAGAGGTTCAaaggttgactgggatggcagcagcctTGAACAAATTTATAAgtcggtcaagtgacaagtgcagggCCTTTTTCCaactattgaaaaagagggagggatatgaatggggagcagaatgtgagcggGCTTTCcaagacctgaagaagtacttggTAGCATCACCACTTCTGTCAACTCCAGAGCTGGGAGAGtctttgattttgtattttgCAGTTTCTGAACATGCAATAAGTGCAGTGTTGCTAAGGAATAGAGGAcccgagcaaatccctatctATTACGtgagcaagacattgttggacgcAGAAATGAGATATCTGCCACTCGAAAAGCtggtcctggcacttaggacaacAGTAAGGaagttgccacattatttccaaagccacaagATTGTGGTTTACACAGAATTTCCACTGAGGTCACTGCTAcgaaggcagatttctcgggaagaaTCTCGACGTGGTCAGTAG